From one Streptomyces sp. ICC1 genomic stretch:
- a CDS encoding WGR domain-containing protein, giving the protein MARETTYLELSQDDGGAHKFYEVTVDGTAVSVRYGRIGADGQLQNSSFPTVEKARAAAAKKVGEKVRKGYAPAVRGVRAARSVTRRQVTATPSTARAAAPVLWRFRTGSSAFGIHVDEDRCWVGNQAGDVYTLSHGGEVLARYSLPDGVKCLVADEFWIYAGCDDGTVYDLSSKVPFGAYDIAADVDIFWLDIHEGVLNVSDRDGGLTVIDHEDEFQWSRRSDGSNAWMVRADEQAVYHGHSKGVTAYAPDGGRQLWHTPTNGSVLFGWQEDDAVYAGTGRNAVQRLSKATGAVEASYRCDAAVYSCATSPDGRHVFAGDLASSVYCFDADGRRLWKLGTGSGAALSMQYLDERLYLVTTDGSLVCVDASEAAITAAREGSVPTAVDVKSAAALPVFSPPATPAAVATVSVASVPAGGVVVECVQQGGRTRVQVVSGGFESSWNVQFPRGIREAGARYVVDGLHAASGGFYRVRGEIRRLV; this is encoded by the coding sequence ATGGCTCGGGAGACGACGTATCTGGAGCTGTCGCAGGACGACGGCGGTGCCCACAAGTTCTACGAGGTGACCGTCGACGGCACCGCCGTCTCGGTGCGGTACGGGCGCATCGGTGCGGACGGGCAGCTGCAGAACTCCTCCTTCCCGACCGTGGAGAAGGCGCGTGCGGCGGCCGCCAAGAAGGTCGGGGAGAAGGTCCGCAAGGGGTACGCCCCCGCGGTGCGGGGCGTCCGTGCGGCCCGGTCGGTCACGCGCCGCCAGGTGACGGCGACGCCCTCGACGGCGCGCGCGGCGGCCCCGGTGCTGTGGCGGTTCCGCACGGGTTCCTCGGCCTTCGGGATCCACGTGGACGAGGACCGCTGCTGGGTCGGCAACCAGGCCGGCGACGTCTACACGCTGAGCCACGGCGGTGAGGTGCTGGCCCGCTACTCACTGCCGGACGGGGTGAAGTGCCTGGTGGCGGACGAGTTCTGGATCTACGCGGGCTGTGACGACGGCACGGTCTACGACCTCTCGTCGAAGGTGCCGTTCGGCGCCTACGACATCGCGGCCGATGTGGACATCTTCTGGCTCGACATCCACGAGGGCGTGCTGAACGTGTCCGACCGCGACGGCGGGCTGACGGTGATCGACCACGAGGACGAGTTCCAGTGGTCGCGGCGCTCGGACGGCTCCAACGCCTGGATGGTGCGGGCTGACGAGCAGGCCGTCTACCACGGGCACAGCAAGGGCGTGACGGCCTACGCCCCCGACGGCGGGCGGCAGCTGTGGCACACGCCGACCAACGGCTCCGTGCTGTTCGGCTGGCAGGAGGACGACGCCGTGTACGCGGGCACCGGCCGCAACGCCGTGCAGCGGCTGTCGAAGGCGACGGGCGCGGTGGAGGCCTCGTACCGGTGCGACGCGGCGGTGTACTCGTGCGCGACCTCCCCGGACGGCCGGCACGTCTTCGCCGGCGACCTCGCGTCGTCGGTGTACTGCTTCGACGCCGACGGGCGGCGGCTGTGGAAGCTGGGCACCGGCAGCGGGGCCGCCCTGTCCATGCAGTACCTGGACGAGCGGCTGTACCTGGTGACCACCGACGGATCCCTGGTGTGCGTGGACGCGAGCGAGGCGGCGATCACCGCGGCCCGCGAGGGGTCGGTGCCGACCGCGGTGGACGTGAAGTCGGCGGCCGCCCTGCCCGTCTTCAGTCCGCCGGCCACGCCCGCCGCGGTGGCGACGGTGTCGGTGGCCTCGGTGCCCGCGGGAGGTGTGGTCGTGGAGTGCGTCCAGCAGGGCGGCCGGACGCGCGTCCAGGTGGTGTCGGGCGGCTTCGAGTCCTCCTGGAACGTGCAGTTCCCGCGCGGGATCCGGGAGGCCGGCGCCCGGTACGTGGTGGACGGGCTGCACGCGGCGTCCGGGGGCTTCTACCGCGTGCGCGGCGAGATACGCCGACTGGTCTGA
- a CDS encoding uridine kinase, whose protein sequence is MQLESITWQRMAERLADHLDDDAAGGDGDNGGGGGEAGWQRVGIDGAPAARTAVLAGELADALRPRGRPVLVVAAEGFLRPASLRFEFGREDVDSYLGGWYDTAALWREVFGPTDPGGSGRVLPDLWNPATDRATRSPYAELPPGGVLIVHGPLLLGHWFPFDLSVHISLSPGALARRTEESARWTLPAFARYEAETGPAALADVLVRADDPRHPAWTGPREGHGG, encoded by the coding sequence GTGCAGCTGGAATCGATCACATGGCAGCGGATGGCCGAGCGGCTCGCCGACCACCTCGACGACGACGCCGCGGGCGGCGACGGCGACAACGGCGGAGGCGGCGGCGAGGCCGGCTGGCAGCGGGTGGGCATCGACGGCGCGCCCGCCGCCCGTACCGCCGTGCTCGCCGGGGAGCTCGCCGACGCGCTGCGCCCGCGCGGCCGTCCGGTCCTGGTGGTGGCGGCCGAGGGCTTCCTGCGCCCCGCCTCCCTGCGCTTCGAGTTCGGGCGCGAGGACGTCGACTCCTACCTCGGGGGCTGGTACGACACGGCCGCGCTCTGGCGCGAGGTCTTCGGCCCGACCGACCCCGGCGGCAGCGGCCGGGTGCTGCCGGACCTCTGGAACCCGGCGACCGACCGGGCGACCCGCAGCCCCTACGCCGAACTGCCGCCCGGCGGCGTGCTGATCGTGCACGGCCCGCTGCTCCTGGGCCACTGGTTCCCCTTCGACCTCAGCGTCCACATCAGCCTCTCCCCGGGGGCCCTCGCCCGGCGGACCGAGGAGTCCGCCCGCTGGACCCTGCCCGCCTTCGCGCGCTACGAGGCCGAGACCGGCCCGGCGGCTCTGGCCGACGTCCTGGTCCGGGCCGACGACCCGCGCCACCCGGCCTGGACGGGCCCGCGCGAGGGCCACGGCGGCTGA
- a CDS encoding PfkB family carbohydrate kinase translates to MTAAPGALLVVGDVVTDVVAIHARPLAPATDTPARIRTLPGGAGANAACWAARAGTAEVRLLARVGAESARWHEQALLDAGVRPRLVVDPAEPTGTVVALVDGDAERTFLTDSGAALRLSPADWEPELLDGAAHLHLSGYLFFADTSRELALLALRAAGARGVPVSVDPASAGFLAALGPERFLAAVAGAGVLLPNEDEALLLAGLAKEAGPEGVARAAAELSRRVPLVVVTRGAAGALIAEDGRVTAEVAAESARAVDSTGAGDAFTGGFLAARLAGAGSAWAAGAGCRAAALAVTRLGGRP, encoded by the coding sequence GTGACCGCCGCGCCCGGGGCCCTGCTGGTGGTCGGGGACGTGGTGACGGACGTGGTGGCGATCCACGCGCGGCCGCTGGCCCCGGCCACCGACACCCCGGCCCGGATCCGGACCCTGCCGGGCGGCGCCGGGGCCAACGCGGCCTGCTGGGCGGCCCGTGCCGGCACCGCGGAGGTGCGCCTCCTCGCGCGGGTCGGCGCCGAATCGGCCCGGTGGCACGAGCAGGCGCTGCTCGACGCGGGGGTGCGCCCGCGGCTGGTGGTCGATCCCGCCGAGCCGACCGGGACGGTGGTCGCGCTGGTGGACGGGGACGCGGAGCGCACGTTCCTGACCGACAGCGGGGCCGCGCTGCGCCTGTCCCCCGCCGACTGGGAGCCCGAGCTGCTGGACGGGGCCGCGCACCTGCACCTGTCCGGCTACCTGTTCTTCGCCGACACCAGCCGGGAACTGGCCCTGCTGGCGCTGCGGGCCGCCGGTGCGCGGGGGGTGCCGGTGAGCGTGGATCCCGCCTCGGCGGGGTTCCTGGCCGCGCTGGGTCCGGAGCGCTTCCTGGCCGCCGTCGCGGGGGCCGGCGTACTGCTGCCGAACGAGGACGAGGCCCTGTTGCTGGCGGGACTGGCGAAGGAGGCCGGTCCGGAGGGGGTGGCCCGGGCCGCGGCGGAGCTGAGCCGGCGGGTGCCGCTGGTGGTGGTGACCCGGGGCGCGGCCGGCGCGCTGATCGCCGAGGACGGCCGGGTGACGGCGGAGGTGGCGGCCGAATCGGCGCGGGCGGTGGACTCCACGGGCGCCGGGGACGCCTTCACCGGCGGGTTCCTCGCGGCCAGGCTGGCGGGGGCGGGCTCGGCGTGGGCCGCCGGGGCCGGGTGCCGGGCGGCGGCGCTGGCGGTGACCCGGCTGGGCGGGCGGCCGTAG
- a CDS encoding pseudouridine-5'-phosphate glycosidase has translation MSQHTASEVTAPVPVLSDEVREALARRRPVVALESTILAHGLPRPRNLAVGAELEELVRSEGAVPATIAVVDGVAYAGLDKARLERIAGGEGVRKLGHRDLAPALATGATGATTVSATAFLAARAGLRVFATGGLGGVHREWTRSQDESADLSLLARTRITVVCAGVKSILDVPATLQRLETLGIGVLGFGTDRFPGFYLADSGEPVEWTVDRPEQVAAVMAAQDSLGGPKSALLVANPVPEAEQLDPRLHDRVLAEALSECRERGITGQAVTPFLLGFLVRATGGASLEANLAAVRGNVRLGARIARAWAARP, from the coding sequence ATGTCACAGCACACAGCATCTGAGGTCACCGCCCCGGTCCCGGTCCTGTCGGACGAGGTGCGCGAGGCGCTCGCCCGCCGACGGCCCGTCGTGGCGCTGGAGTCCACGATCCTCGCCCACGGCCTGCCCCGGCCGCGCAATCTGGCGGTGGGCGCGGAACTGGAGGAGCTGGTCCGCTCCGAAGGGGCCGTCCCGGCGACGATCGCGGTCGTCGACGGGGTGGCGTACGCCGGGCTCGACAAGGCCCGCCTCGAACGGATCGCGGGCGGCGAGGGGGTGCGCAAGCTCGGCCACCGGGATCTGGCGCCCGCCCTGGCGACCGGGGCGACGGGCGCCACCACGGTCTCCGCCACGGCCTTCCTGGCCGCGCGGGCGGGCCTGCGGGTCTTCGCCACGGGCGGGCTGGGCGGCGTACACCGGGAGTGGACCCGGTCGCAGGACGAGTCGGCGGACCTGTCGCTGCTGGCGCGGACGCGGATCACGGTGGTGTGCGCGGGGGTGAAGTCGATCCTGGACGTGCCGGCGACCCTCCAGCGGCTGGAGACCCTGGGGATCGGGGTGCTCGGCTTCGGGACGGATCGTTTCCCCGGGTTCTACCTGGCCGATTCCGGCGAGCCGGTGGAGTGGACCGTGGACCGCCCGGAGCAGGTGGCGGCGGTGATGGCGGCCCAGGACTCCCTCGGGGGGCCTAAGTCGGCCCTGCTGGTGGCCAATCCGGTTCCGGAGGCGGAGCAGTTGGATCCGCGACTGCACGACCGGGTCCTGGCCGAGGCGCTGTCGGAGTGCCGGGAACGGGGGATCACGGGACAGGCGGTGACGCCGTTCCTGCTGGGGTTCCTGGTGCGTGCGACGGGCGGCGCCTCGCTGGAGGCCAACCTCGCGGCGGTACGGGGCAACGTGCGCCTCGGGGCCCGGATCGCGCGGGCCTGGGCGGCCCGCCCGTGA
- a CDS encoding cupin domain-containing protein has product MSTSDHSDAPASFAVSVADLPDSELEVEDLDPAQILSGTPVVTGKVLWEAPDGSQVRGIWQITPGVVTDTEADELFVVVSGRATIEVEGGATLEVGPGSACVLREGDKTVWTVHETLRKAYHISY; this is encoded by the coding sequence ATGAGCACCAGTGATCACAGCGACGCCCCCGCCTCCTTCGCCGTCTCCGTGGCGGACCTCCCCGACTCCGAGCTGGAAGTGGAGGACCTCGACCCCGCGCAGATCCTCTCCGGCACGCCCGTCGTGACGGGCAAGGTGCTGTGGGAGGCGCCGGACGGCTCGCAGGTGCGCGGGATCTGGCAGATCACCCCGGGCGTGGTCACCGACACCGAGGCGGACGAGCTGTTCGTGGTGGTCAGCGGCCGCGCCACCATCGAGGTGGAGGGCGGCGCGACCCTCGAGGTCGGGCCCGGCTCCGCCTGCGTCCTGCGGGAGGGCGACAAGACCGTCTGGACCGTCCACGAGACGCTCCGCAAGGCCTACCACATCAGCTACTGA
- a CDS encoding MFS transporter, giving the protein MSTAPRTDRPAVPVTPADLPRLRRRTSGVLIAGQILGGIGVPISIALAPVLATEVSGTESLSGFASTAAVIGTAVVSLPLAALMTARGRRPGLVLAYVIGAAGAALVVLAAAVKSFPLLMLGMAAFGAASSANLQARFAAADLAEPDRRARAISMVVWASTIGAVLGPNLSAPASRSFAGTSIPQTAGPFVWAGAVFLLTAALIGVLLRPDPLLTARALSAPEEQTPAGRSLRAGFAAVKASPRARLALVTIAVSHTTMVSIMVMTPVDLGHHGAGLQLVGLVISGHIAGMFGFSPVMGWLADRIGRLSVIGLAAGLLSVAALLAGTAGGNHAQSAAGLFLLGLGWSAGMVSGSALLTDSVPQPARAAVQGLGDLTMNTAAGVGGAASGLIMSQAGYGWLNAVGAALLLPMAALALFTARRHPVKAADGA; this is encoded by the coding sequence GTGAGCACCGCGCCCCGCACCGACCGGCCGGCCGTGCCGGTCACCCCCGCCGACCTGCCCCGGTTGCGGCGCCGCACCTCCGGAGTGCTGATCGCCGGCCAGATCCTCGGCGGCATCGGCGTCCCCATCAGCATCGCGCTGGCCCCGGTGCTGGCCACCGAGGTCAGCGGCACGGAGTCGCTGTCCGGCTTCGCCTCCACCGCCGCGGTGATCGGCACCGCCGTCGTCTCGCTCCCGCTCGCCGCGCTGATGACCGCGCGCGGCCGCCGCCCCGGACTGGTCCTCGCCTACGTGATCGGCGCCGCCGGCGCGGCGCTCGTGGTCCTCGCCGCGGCGGTCAAGAGCTTCCCGCTCCTGATGCTCGGCATGGCCGCCTTCGGAGCGGCGTCCTCCGCCAACCTCCAGGCCCGCTTCGCGGCCGCGGACCTCGCCGAGCCCGACCGCCGGGCACGGGCCATCTCCATGGTCGTCTGGGCCTCCACCATCGGCGCGGTGCTCGGCCCCAACCTCTCCGCCCCCGCCAGCCGGAGCTTCGCCGGCACCTCCATACCCCAGACGGCGGGCCCCTTCGTGTGGGCCGGCGCCGTCTTCCTGCTCACCGCCGCGCTGATCGGCGTACTCCTGCGCCCGGACCCGCTGCTGACGGCCCGGGCGCTGTCCGCGCCCGAGGAGCAGACCCCCGCCGGGCGATCGCTGCGCGCCGGGTTCGCGGCCGTCAAGGCCTCCCCCAGGGCCCGGCTCGCGCTGGTCACCATCGCGGTGTCGCACACCACCATGGTCTCGATCATGGTGATGACCCCGGTCGACCTGGGGCACCACGGAGCCGGGCTCCAGCTCGTCGGGCTGGTCATCAGCGGGCACATCGCCGGCATGTTCGGCTTCTCGCCGGTGATGGGCTGGCTCGCGGACCGGATCGGCCGGCTGTCCGTGATCGGCCTGGCCGCCGGACTGCTGTCGGTCGCCGCGCTCCTCGCGGGCACGGCCGGCGGGAACCACGCGCAGAGCGCCGCCGGCCTCTTCCTGCTCGGCCTCGGCTGGTCCGCCGGCATGGTGTCCGGCTCCGCGCTGCTGACCGACTCCGTGCCCCAGCCCGCGCGTGCCGCCGTACAGGGCCTGGGCGACCTCACGATGAACACGGCCGCCGGTGTGGGCGGCGCCGCCTCCGGCCTGATCATGTCCCAGGCGGGCTACGGCTGGCTCAACGCGGTCGGCGCCGCCCTGCTGCTGCCGATGGCGGCGCTCGCGCTCTTCACCGCCCGCCGCCACCCGGTGAAGGCCGCGGACGGGGCCTGA